Below is a window of Blastocatellia bacterium DNA.
GGAAGAAGCCCTCGCTCTCCTGGAGGCGGTCATTCTCGCCGAGCGCCACCGCCGAGAGCGTTTAGAGGAGGACGTTCAACGAATTCTCCAAACGTTCGAAGGTCCAATCCGCGCGGAGGAATCATGAGTCCGGATCGTCCCTATCGCGTCGTCCTCGGCGTCACCGGCGGCATCGCCGCCTACAAGGCGCCGGAGATCTTACGGCAACTCCAACAACGCGGCGCTGAGGTGCGCGTCGTGCTGACGCGCGCGGCGACACGCTTCATCGGTCGCGTGACCTTCGAGGCGCTCTCGCGCCACCCTGTCATCGTCGAGATGTTCGAGCCGGACGTGAACGTCGTCGTCCGGCATGTGGAGATGGCGCGATGGGCCGATCTGCTGCTGGTCGCCCCGGTGACGGCGCATACTCTGGCCCGCTTTGCGCACGGCTTGGCCGATGATTTCCTCACGACGCTTTATCTCTCGGCGCGCTGTCCGGTCCTGCTGGCTCCGGCTATGGATGCCGAGATGTGGGAGAACGCCGCGACGCAAGAGAATCTCGCTCGGTTGCGGCAGCGAGGCATCGCCATCATCCCGCCGGAGCGTGGGTATCTTGCTTCGGGCGTCCAAGGTGAAGGCCGCCTGGCCGAGCCCGAACAAATTGTCGCGCGCGCTTTGGTGATCCTGGCCGCCCGCCCATACGCTCGCGATCTGGAAGGAGAACGCGTTCTGATCACCGCCGGCCCCACGTGCGAAGATCTCGATCCGATCCGCTACCTGACCAATCGCTCGACGGGCAAGATGGGCTACGCGTTGGCGCATGCGGCGCTCGCCCGCGGCGCTCAGGTGACGCTCATCAGTGGACCGACGACGTTGCTTCCCCCTCCAGACGCTGAGACGATCTTCGTGCGCTGCGCCGAGGAGATGTATCGCGCCGTCCTCTCGCACATGGAGCGCGCGACCATCATCATCAAAGCCGCCGCTGTGGCCGATTATCGTCCCGCGGCGTTCTCTCCGACGAAGCTCAAGAAGGCCGCAGCTGAATTCCAGCTCGCGCTCGAGCCCACTCCCGATATCCTGGCCGAACTCGGACGACGGAAGGGATCGCGCGTGCTCGTCGGATTCGCGGCGGAAACGGAAGCCCATCTGGAATACGGACGGCGGAAACTCATCGAGAAGAATCTCGACTTCATCCTTGTCAACGATGTCGCGAGCGCGGAGACGGGATTCGCCGCCGAGGAGAACGCTGGTGTGCTCCTGGATCGCGACGGCAATGCTCTCGAACTGCCGCGGATGTCCAAGTACGAGATGGCCATGCGCATCCTCGATCGCGTGCGGGCGCTGCTGGCGCAGCGCCAACGCGCACAGGAGATCGGAGAATCTGCGCGCGGATTTCCGGCGAGCGAATTGCGCAAAGCGGACGAGGGATGAGCCGATGAACGCTGCGGACCACGATCTTCGATCTCGCGCGATCGAACTGATCCGAGACGTGCGCGCCCATCTGCAATATCTCGCGGAATTGGGCGCGACGCATGTGGAGGAAGGCTCAGCCTCGCGCGATCTCTTGAAAGAATGGCTCGAGCGCGCCCACTCCTCTTCGACGACCGCGCGCGACGAGGAGGGCGTTCGGGGACTCCCGGCTTCGCCGGGCGCAGTCTCCGAGGCAGTCGTCGAGGAGGATACTCCGGAGGAGGAAAAGCCTATGGCGAGCAAGCGACGCTCCACACATTCGGTTGAGGCACGACCCGAACGCGCGACGGAGCAGCCGGCGCTCTTTGGCGATCTTCCGCTTCTCTCCACAGCGCCGCCCGTCCAGGACCGCACGTTGGACGACATTCGCACCGATGT
It encodes the following:
- the coaBC gene encoding bifunctional phosphopantothenoylcysteine decarboxylase/phosphopantothenate--cysteine ligase CoaBC, coding for MSPDRPYRVVLGVTGGIAAYKAPEILRQLQQRGAEVRVVLTRAATRFIGRVTFEALSRHPVIVEMFEPDVNVVVRHVEMARWADLLLVAPVTAHTLARFAHGLADDFLTTLYLSARCPVLLAPAMDAEMWENAATQENLARLRQRGIAIIPPERGYLASGVQGEGRLAEPEQIVARALVILAARPYARDLEGERVLITAGPTCEDLDPIRYLTNRSTGKMGYALAHAALARGAQVTLISGPTTLLPPPDAETIFVRCAEEMYRAVLSHMERATIIIKAAAVADYRPAAFSPTKLKKAAAEFQLALEPTPDILAELGRRKGSRVLVGFAAETEAHLEYGRRKLIEKNLDFILVNDVASAETGFAAEENAGVLLDRDGNALELPRMSKYEMAMRILDRVRALLAQRQRAQEIGESARGFPASELRKADEG